The following is a genomic window from Spirochaeta cellobiosiphila DSM 17781.
AATAACTCACAGGATCGAGGACTTTTTTGCGAAAGAAGATAGTTTTTAGTCGGTCCAGCATTTTCTTGTAATCGGTCATTATCTATTAATCAACCACCATTGTTTTATTTACTTCAATAAAGTTCTCTGTAATGATCATTGTTGCTTCATCAAGAATACTTTCCTCATCGGCAGGATCCATATCTTCTTTTAGAATAGCTATCTGATAGATAGGAGAACTCTTCTTGATTGGTCCTTTGGAAAAATGTACTTCTCCGTCTATAACAATGTCCTCTGTTAATTCAGAGTCCGCATTTTCTGCCGCTTCAGGAACGTCTTCTCTTAGGCCGATGCTGGCATAGGAAGCCTTACGATTGCCTTCCATTAATGGTCCAATATTCACTAAGGAACCTGAATAAGTGAGAACCAGGGCTCCTTTTGGATCATCCTTGGCCAGCTCCTCTACCGTGATAAGTCCTAGTTTCTCTAGCTCTTGTTCAAAGGCTTCCTGTTTTTCCAGCCACCCTCCGCTTAGTAGTTCAAGACTATCATCGTTATCCGGAAGACCTGCTATTTTGACCAGTCTTTTAATATGATCCTGTAATTTGACTGGAATTTGTTGAAAATTATCACCCATCGTATTTCCTCCTGACATTGGCTTAATTCTTGATTCATAATGTAGGACTTGTTCTACTGATTATCCAGTGTTGTTTCCTATTTATACCAAAAGGTATACCTTGTTATCTTTTTCCGTGATATTATTATTGTGTATGGACGAGACACTCTATAAACGTAGTCCTCAGGGACAAAATAAACAACAACAAAAGGGCCGTCTCTTTATTGGGAACCGCTCTGTTAACTTTACTAAGGACATTTATATTGGCAGGGGAGAGGATAATCAGATCGTTTTAGATAAGGATGATCAGATATCCCGTCAGCATGCTCTTATCAGGGTTTTAGCAGGGAGAGCCTATATCAAAGACCTTAATAGTACGAATGGTACCTATGTTAACGGCCAGCCCCTTCCTAAAGGGAAGTTAGTTCCTTTAAATCTTGAATCTGTAATACGAATTGGGAACACATCCATTCGCTATGCCTAAGCTTTGCTTAACCCTTCTTGTTCTACTCCTCTTTATGGGGTGTTCCCTCTTTACCTTGGAAGAGGGAGAACCTTCTAAAACAAGCTGGACTCTTATGATTTATGCCAGTGGGGATAATAATCTCGATAATGATCTTCTTGATGATTTTCAGGAAATGGAAGCAGCCATCACAAGTGATTATCTCAATGTTATTCTTTTAATAGACCTAAGTACAGCCAATACTGCTGGTATTGGCTTTAGTGATACCCGGGCTTATCGTATTCAACATGATGAGGATGATAATTCCATAGGCTCAGAAGAATTAGAGATCGGACCCTTAGCCTTGTATACCTCTTCCCAGGAAGAGCTTGATCTGGCCAATCCTGATACTCTGAGTAGCTTTGTGAGTTGGTGTAAGGGGAATTATCCTGCTGACCATTATGCTCTTATCATGGAAGGCCATGGGGATGGCTGGTATAATGAGTCCTCTTATAACTCTGGAATCAGTGCAATGGGGGTAGGTCATGATGAAGATGATGGCCAGGGAAGTTCTACTTATCATTACCTTAGTCCCGGGGATATAGAGACTGCCCTCACAGGCAATGAAGTGGATATAATAGGCTTTGATGCCTGTCTTATGGGGACAGGAGAGACTCTTTATCAGTTAAGAGATATTGCAGATTTTGCCTGGGCCAATCCCTATCCTGTTCCCGGTTATGGGAATAATTACCGTATTCTCCTGGAACACCTTGATCAAAGGCGTTCCTCTGTTGCTTCCTTTGGCTGGGGATACTTAAGTGCCTATGATGAGGCTTATGGTAATACCATTTTCAATGGGTCTTATCGAATGGATACATGTAATGTTGCTCTCTATGATCTATCCAAAATGAGCCAGTTTATCGAAAGTTCTGTCTTTGCTAAGTGGAATATCCTTTTGATGGATAAAATGGCCCGTATCAGTGAGGAGCAGGCAAATGGCCTGGCTATTGTTGATGATACTTCCCAATATATTATAAAAGATCCTGATAACTCTCAATTTCACTATAGGGATCTATTGGAACTGTATCGTTGGGCTGATAATACGAGTCTTGATCTGCCTGATTTCGGAGGTTTTATTAAAACCTATAAATCCTACTATGCCTCAAGTTCAGATTCGGAGGCAGATTATCATTTAGGTATATATTTCCCTACGACAAAAATAACTGAAGGTGATTTGTCTGATGACTTATCCGCCTATCGAAGTTCTCTGGATTTTGCTGATACCAATTGGGATGAGCTGATCGAGGCTTATCTGCTCCCTTAGTCTGTTTTTTATCGTTAATAAGCTAACAGAAACCCCTCCTAGAGGGGCTTTTTTAGATTATAAGCCTTAGAGAAGAATCTCGAAAGGGCCTTTCGAGAAAGTTTAAAGGCCCTTTAAAAAAAATTGAAAGGCCCTTTCGAGATTATTTAATAGACCTTTAAAGATCTTTCACTAGCTCACTGAAAATCCAAACTAGTGCTCAGGGCACAAAAAAAGGACTAACTTACGATCATAAGTCAGTCCTCTTCTCCTGGAATTTATTCAGGTAAGACGCGCATAGCCCCTTCATCAGCACTGGCGGCATGAAGACCATACAGCTTCAAAGCCTGGCTTACTTGACGATCCCTTCCTCTTGGTTTGAAGGCTTGCTTACCAAAGGCTTCTTCTTCCTTACGACGTTTGTCTAGTTCCGCATCGCTTAACTTCACATTGATAGAGCGGTTGGGGATGCTGATCTCAATCGTATCTCCATCCTTGATCAGACCAATGGTTCCCCCAGCTGCTGCTTCGGGACTGGCATGGCCAATGCTAAGACCGGAAGTCCCTCCAGAGAAACGTCCATCTGTAATCAGAGCGCAATCTTTACCTAGACCCATGGATTTGAGATAGGAAGTGGGATACAGCATCTCTTGCATTCCCGGTCCCCCCTTAGGTCCTTCATAGCGGATGATGACCACATCTCCTTTGACAACTTTACCTCCCAGTATCGCCTCAACAGCATCATCCTGACTTTCGTAGACTTTGGCAGGTCCTGTAAAGTTGAAGATACTTTCATCTACACCGGCAGTTTTAACAATACAGCCTTTTTGCGCTATATTACCAAAGAGAACGGCCAGTCCTCCGTCTTTATAGTAAGCGTGATCTATATCTCTTAGACAGCCTGCTTCTCGATCCAGGTCTAATTCCTTGAACTGACTGTTCTGACTTCCCATAACAAGGTTAAAGACACCTGCCGGGGCAGATTTGGATATTCTTATTCCTTCGACAGGATTATTTCTTCTAATATCATGATTCTCAATGGCCTCTGACAGGCTGGGGTAGTCTACACGGCCTACAGAAGTATCCAGTAAGCCGCCTCGTTCCAATTCTCCCAGAATACTAAGAATTCCTCCCGCTCTGTTCACATCTTCAATATGATAATGACTATTGGGTGCTACTTTACAGAGGCAGGGAACCTTACGGCTTAACTTATCCATGTCAGACATGGTGAAATCCACCTCTGCTGCTCTGGCAATAGCCAGTAGGTGGAGAACCGTATTGGTGGATCCTCCCATGGCGATGTCCAGGGTCATAGCATTAGTAAAGGCTGCCTTTGTGGCAATGGCTCTTGGAAGAACTTTGTCGTTCCCCTCCCGGTAATATTCCCAGGCAAGGTTAACAATCCTTTCGGCCGCCTTATCGAAGAGTTCTAATCTATTGGCATGGGTCGCCACAATGGTTCCATTCCCCGGGAGAGCTAATCCCAAAGCCTCATTGAGGCAGTTCATCGAATTGGCTGTAAACATTCCGGAACAGGAGCCGCAAGTCGGACAGGCATTACGTTCTACCTGTTCTAATAAATTATCATCTACCCGATGATCGGCACCCATAACGATGGCATCTACCAGGTCATATTTATCATCACCAACTTTTCCTGCTTCCATAGGTCCACCGGACACAAAGATGGTTGGTATATTCAGGCGCATGGCTCCAATGAGCATTCCCGGAGTTATCTTGTCACAATTGGATATACAAATAAGAGCATCTGCCTTGTGGGCGTTGACCATATATTCCACAGAGTCCGCAATAAGTTCTCTTGAAGGGAGGGAGTAAAGCATACCGTCATGGCCCATAGCAATACCGTCATCAATGGCAATGGTGTTGAATTCGGCAGCAAAGCATCCTAATTCTTCAATCTTTTTCTTAACCCTCTGACCTATATCGTGGAGGTGAACGTGGCCGGGGACGAATTGAGTAAAAGAATTGGCAATAGCAATAATAGGTTTACCGAATTGTTCTTCCTTGACTCCATTAGCCCGCCAAAGGGCTCTGGCTCCTGACATATTACGTCCAACTGTTGTTGTAGCGCTTCTTAATTGATATCCCATAGGGACCTCCTTAATTCGTTCTGTTATGTTACCTTAGAGCTCGTTGCTTATCAAGAAAAAACCATGCATTAGTGTTGTGATATGCACAATGTTAAGTTGTAATATGATAAACTTGACAAGAGCGGTCGGGATAGTTAGTTTTAAGTTAAAACGTCGGGATGACTTTTCCAGGTTTATAGGTTAGTCTTAGTATAACCATATCCCTTTCAAGGAGTAATTTTTGTTCACCATATCAGCTAAGGGATTGTACGGCATATCAGCCGTCATCTATCTGACAGAAAACTATCAAAGCGGATCGGTGCAGATCAAGGATATATCCAAGCAAAAGGATATACCCCAGCATTATCTAGAACAGTTATTAGTTCTCTTAAAAAGAGGGGGTCTTGTAAAAAGTTTTAGAGGAGCCAAGGGGGGCTATGCCTTAGCCAAATCCCCTTCTGCTATAACCTTACTGGACGTTCTTGAAGTGTTAGAAGGCTCTTTGTCTCTGACACGGGAAAGGACAAAGCCCTCACAAATTGATTTTGTATGGGAAGATTTAACATTGATCATTAAGAATTATCTGGATATCACCATGGATAAATTGATTGATGAGATTCAAAAACGGGGAGAACAGTTCATCTACACTATTTAAGTAGAATGGCTATCCCTGCTCCTATTAATATAATGATCAATAAGATTTGAATGACCTTAACGGGAATCTTCTGGGACAAATGCGCTCCCAGATAGGCTCCCCCTACCACTCCCGGTATCAGAGGAAGCGCTATGGAGTAGTCTACATGGCTGGACATAATATGGGCTATGGAAGAGATTCCTAAGGTCAGTCCGGCGACAATGCTGGCTGTTCCAACGGCAAAACGCTCTGGTAGTCTTAATATAATCAGGAATGACAGTAGAATAATCGACCCGGATATACTGGTGGCTCCCATCAGGAACCCCGTAATGACTCCCAAGAGGGGACTGGCTATGATTTGCCAGTTTTGTATAGAAAAAGAGGCATCTTCTTCATTTTTCCTGAATAATCGAATAATCAGAAAGAGGGAGGATCCAATAATGAGGACTCCCATAATAATACTTAAGGGGAGGTATTCATTGACTACCTTCCCATGAAGCCCGGTAAAAAAGGCAACAGGAAAGCTTGTGATCATAAAGGGAATGGCTATCTTTGGTTGTAGATAGCCATTTTTATAATGTTTTAAGGCGCCGGATATCATCATAACAGTACCGGCTACACTCATGGTTCCTATGGCCATTAAAGGCTCTAAATGAAAAAGAAAGATAAGGGATGGTGTTCCTATAAGTCCTGTTCCTACTGCTGTAGAACCAACTATCATTCCCAGGAAGATCCCCCACAGGAGAACCAAGAGTGTCATTATGATCATGATAGGGACTCCTGATTCTTCTTATCCGCTTCTATAACGAGATTCCTATGCCATTGGAGGAGGGCTTTTTCCTGGGCAGGTTCTGAGCTTTTCACATCCACCATAACCCGGAATACTGGTTCTGTAGCCGATCCTCGCATCCATAGATAAGCAATTGGCTCGCCTTCTTTGTTACGGAAAAGGATTTTAAATCCTCCCTTTTCCAAGCCCGAGCGGTAATCAGGTCCAAAACCTTCTTTGACCTCTCCCCCTTCATAGTTGATTTCTTCCCAGCTATGAATACCGAATTGGGATTCTAACTGGGTAGCTTCTCCCTTCCATTTGTCCAGGAAGAGGCTTTCATAGGATTTCTTTAGTTGACCATGATTAGTGCTTTTGATTTTAAGAATAGCTTCTGCTTCATAGGCAGAGGTAGTAATCCAGGAGGGAAGAGTCTTACGAATGTCCGTGAGGCTAAAGTCATCCTTATAAGCTTCTGCTTGACCAGACTTCTTACACCACATCTCGAATAAACCAGGACCTTGATCATCCTTAACCAGATTCATGAGTTTAATAAGGGCTCCAATCGTATTAAGGGGGTCTCGCACAGCAGCAGGATGGGTAATGTTTCCTCCATTCGATCCTTCACCCAATAGGGGAACGTAGTATCCCTGAGAGCGAAGGAGATTGGCTTTTCCCACCACATTTGCTTCTCCTACTTCGGCTCTGTGCAGTTCCGCTCCAAAAGCCCGGCAGATATCATCGATTCTCATAGACGTGGGCCCGTTCACCACAATGGCCGTCTTCCCTTGATCCTGTGAGAATCCCCTTTGCTTTTTGTATTCGCTTTCCCCCAATAGGGATAAACAGGATAGGGCAAAGACCTCTTGGGCTTCTAATATCTCGGCTAATCCGGTGTTAGGATTGATGGCGACAATATTACCTCTGTCCCCATCGTTATCGGGTACATAGCCAAGAGTATAGGAGGGATCCTGTTGATAGAGCTTTTCCAGTTCATTCTTACACAGATCCAAACTTTGTCCTTCTGGAACAATGCGGTGAACGATCTGGCGAGGTTTGTCATTCAGGAAGGATACTTTGATTCCTAATGAGGGAAGAAAATCCCTATCGATGGTGACCCCGCGAGCTGAACCATTGAGTTCTCCCAGTACGGATAGAGGCTTCTTTGTTAGTTTATTCTTAAGGCTTGACCAGTAAGTATCTTGTTTGGATCCTGGTTCTTCTTGGGTGTATACCAGTTTGCTAAAAGCCTCATAAGCTTGGAGGCTATTCCTTTTATACTTAGATGAGTCTCTGAAGATCTCTTCTTTTTGCTCACTGGGAAAGTTCTGAATCATATCTTTAATGGTCTCAAGACTGGTTATATCCTGGAGAACATTCTTGTATTGTTCGATCAGGGGATTCACTTCCGAAGCGGGGAGGACTCCTCCAGATGAGAGTCCAAACTTAGCACCATTGTGTCCAATGGGGTTATGACTGGCTGATATATAAGCAAAACCGGTGATATGCTCTGTGGTTTTGGCATAGGCCATGATCTCTGGTGCAGAGGCTATGAACAGATATTCCACGTTGATATCCAATTGTCGGAATACGGGAATCATGGCAGATGCCATGGCTGGCCCTGTGGGGCGAGCATCCAAGCCTAGAGCTACTGTGGGAGTTTGGGATTCTTTTAATAAACGTTGACCGAAGACATAGGCCATCCCAGCGGCTAGATAATAGTCGATTTCACTTAATTCCTCTGTGGGATCCTCTTCGTTATGGGAGGGGGCAAAAACTTTTCTCCACCCTGACGCGGACAGTATCATATCCTCTAAAGCTGTTTTTATATCACTTAGGGGGGGAAGGGTATCTCCCAAAGGTAAAGTTATAGGTCCATATGACAGACCTGTGTTTGTATCTAGCATGTCTCCTCCTTGTAATTATAACGCCAAAGCTATAGTAACGGGCATTTATTATTTGTTAAATACTTTTGTCAGTATTGACTTAGAATTAGAGTGATATTAGTATTTAACTAGGTTGGTTCACCGAACTAACAAAATACGAAAGAAGACTTTCATGTAGGAGTTAAGCTATGAACAGAATTGTTCTATACAACGCTACTGTTTATACAGGTATTACAAAAGTTGAAAAATCTGCTGTTCTTATTGAAGATGGTCTTATTGCAGATGTCTTTTCCCAAAAGAGATTTGAACAGAAAAATTTTGGAGCTTCTACTAAATTATACGATTTAGAAGGGGCATATGTGACCCCGGGTTTGATCGATACACACATTCATGGTCTTCATGGCTATGGTACAGATGACTGTACTATTGAAGCTATTCTTGCGATGAGTGATGCCTTAACCGAGTATGGTGTAACAGGATTCTGTCCTACTATCTACCCTCAGGCTGATGAGAACTTTATGGGATCCATAAAGGCTAGTGCCGGGGCCATGGGGAAGGAAAAGGGTGCCCATATCCTAGGACTTCATTTGGAAGGTCCCTTTATTAATCCGGAAAAGAAAGGTGTTCAGATTCCTGAGCATATGAAAAGTGTGGACATGGATCTCATGCGATCCTTCTATAAAGCGGCAGGGGGGAATATTGTAAATATGACCGTAGCCCCTGAGCTTAAGAATATGCGTGAGCTGGCGATCTACTGCTCTCGTAAAGGCATAACCCTCCAGGCAGGACATTCCAATGCGACCTACGATCAAATGAGGGAAGGGATGGAAGCAGGCATTACCCACTCTACTCACTTTTTTAATGCTATGCGTTCTATGCACCATAGAGATCCGGGCTTGGTGGGGGCTATTCTGATTCACCCTGAATTAACGTGTGAATTGATTGCTGATGGTGAACATGTTCATCCTGCGATTATTCAGTTATTGGTGAAGGAAAAAGCTGCAGATAAGATTTGTTTGGTAACAGATGCACTCAAACCTACGGGGCAAAAAGCGAAATGTCTCTTTGCTAATAATGAAGAAGTGTACCTGGGAGAAGATGGTATCTTCCATCGTGTTAAGGATGATGTCATCGCTGGTTCGGCTCTTACCTTGAATAGAGGGGTAGCCAATATGGTCGAATTTGGTGTATCTCGTACGGACGCTATTACTATGGCGACCTTGTCACCAGCAGGTATTATGGGCTTTGAGCATCAAATGGGAAGTTTGATTCCCGGCCGATTTGCAAACATCGCTGTATTTGATCATGAGTTCAATGCGAAAGCTACCTTGGTGCGTGGCCAATTTTGTAAGAAGGATATTTAAGGAGACTCTTTATGCGATTAATTATACAAGAAGATTATCAAAAGCTTAGCCGATGGGCTGCTGCTTACATAGCAAGGCGGATTAATCAATTCCAGCCTAGGGCAGACAAACCTTTTGTCCTTGGTTTGCCTACAGGTTCCAGTCCGTTAGGGATGTATAAGGAACTGATTGAACTGTATAAACAATCCAAGGTCAGCTTTCAGAATGTTGTGACCTTTAATATGGATGAGTACAGAGGCTTAGGACCTGAGGATGAACAAAGCTATCACCGCTTTATGTGGGATAATTTTTTCAGTCATATTGATATTAATAAAGACAATGTTAACATTCTCAATGGTTTGGCTGAAGATCCAGAAGCGGAATGCAAGGGTTATGAGGATAAGATGGCTTCCTATGGAGGCATTGATCTCTTTGTAGGAGGAATAGGTCCTGATGGGCATATCGCCTTCAATGAACCTGGATCCAGTTTGTCCTCTAGAACCAGGATTAAGACTTTGACCTACGATACGAAAGTAGCGAATTCCCGATTCTTTGATAACAAGGTAGAACAGGTGCCCACTGAATCTCTTACTGTGGGAGTAGGGACGATCATGGATTCCAAGGAAGTTCTTATTCTGGTTAACGGTCATAATAAGGCCCGTGCTCTCGAACATGCTGTGGAGCAGGGGGTAAATCATATGTGGACTATTAGTTGTCTCCAGCTACATCCTCACGGTATTATAGTTTGTGACGAAGAATCTACTTTTGAACTCAAGGTA
Proteins encoded in this region:
- a CDS encoding FHA domain-containing protein, with translation MILLLCMDETLYKRSPQGQNKQQQKGRLFIGNRSVNFTKDIYIGRGEDNQIVLDKDDQISRQHALIRVLAGRAYIKDLNSTNGTYVNGQPLPKGKLVPLNLESVIRIGNTSIRYA
- a CDS encoding clostripain-related cysteine peptidase, producing the protein MPKLCLTLLVLLLFMGCSLFTLEEGEPSKTSWTLMIYASGDNNLDNDLLDDFQEMEAAITSDYLNVILLIDLSTANTAGIGFSDTRAYRIQHDEDDNSIGSEELEIGPLALYTSSQEELDLANPDTLSSFVSWCKGNYPADHYALIMEGHGDGWYNESSYNSGISAMGVGHDEDDGQGSSTYHYLSPGDIETALTGNEVDIIGFDACLMGTGETLYQLRDIADFAWANPYPVPGYGNNYRILLEHLDQRRSSVASFGWGYLSAYDEAYGNTIFNGSYRMDTCNVALYDLSKMSQFIESSVFAKWNILLMDKMARISEEQANGLAIVDDTSQYIIKDPDNSQFHYRDLLELYRWADNTSLDLPDFGGFIKTYKSYYASSSDSEADYHLGIYFPTTKITEGDLSDDLSAYRSSLDFADTNWDELIEAYLLP
- a CDS encoding RrF2 family transcriptional regulator — its product is MFTISAKGLYGISAVIYLTENYQSGSVQIKDISKQKDIPQHYLEQLLVLLKRGGLVKSFRGAKGGYALAKSPSAITLLDVLEVLEGSLSLTRERTKPSQIDFVWEDLTLIIKNYLDITMDKLIDEIQKRGEQFIYTI
- a CDS encoding sulfite exporter TauE/SafE family protein produces the protein MIIMTLLVLLWGIFLGMIVGSTAVGTGLIGTPSLIFLFHLEPLMAIGTMSVAGTVMMISGALKHYKNGYLQPKIAIPFMITSFPVAFFTGLHGKVVNEYLPLSIIMGVLIIGSSLFLIIRLFRKNEEDASFSIQNWQIIASPLLGVITGFLMGATSISGSIILLSFLIILRLPERFAVGTASIVAGLTLGISSIAHIMSSHVDYSIALPLIPGVVGGAYLGAHLSQKIPVKVIQILLIIILIGAGIAILLK
- the ilvD gene encoding dihydroxy-acid dehydratase yields the protein MGYQLRSATTTVGRNMSGARALWRANGVKEEQFGKPIIAIANSFTQFVPGHVHLHDIGQRVKKKIEELGCFAAEFNTIAIDDGIAMGHDGMLYSLPSRELIADSVEYMVNAHKADALICISNCDKITPGMLIGAMRLNIPTIFVSGGPMEAGKVGDDKYDLVDAIVMGADHRVDDNLLEQVERNACPTCGSCSGMFTANSMNCLNEALGLALPGNGTIVATHANRLELFDKAAERIVNLAWEYYREGNDKVLPRAIATKAAFTNAMTLDIAMGGSTNTVLHLLAIARAAEVDFTMSDMDKLSRKVPCLCKVAPNSHYHIEDVNRAGGILSILGELERGGLLDTSVGRVDYPSLSEAIENHDIRRNNPVEGIRISKSAPAGVFNLVMGSQNSQFKELDLDREAGCLRDIDHAYYKDGGLAVLFGNIAQKGCIVKTAGVDESIFNFTGPAKVYESQDDAVEAILGGKVVKGDVVIIRYEGPKGGPGMQEMLYPTSYLKSMGLGKDCALITDGRFSGGTSGLSIGHASPEAAAGGTIGLIKDGDTIEISIPNRSINVKLSDAELDKRRKEEEAFGKQAFKPRGRDRQVSQALKLYGLHAASADEGAMRVLPE
- the nagB gene encoding glucosamine-6-phosphate deaminase, coding for MRLIIQEDYQKLSRWAAAYIARRINQFQPRADKPFVLGLPTGSSPLGMYKELIELYKQSKVSFQNVVTFNMDEYRGLGPEDEQSYHRFMWDNFFSHIDINKDNVNILNGLAEDPEAECKGYEDKMASYGGIDLFVGGIGPDGHIAFNEPGSSLSSRTRIKTLTYDTKVANSRFFDNKVEQVPTESLTVGVGTIMDSKEVLILVNGHNKARALEHAVEQGVNHMWTISCLQLHPHGIIVCDEESTFELKVGTVKYFKDIEETNLDPDSMI
- the nagA gene encoding N-acetylglucosamine-6-phosphate deacetylase: MNRIVLYNATVYTGITKVEKSAVLIEDGLIADVFSQKRFEQKNFGASTKLYDLEGAYVTPGLIDTHIHGLHGYGTDDCTIEAILAMSDALTEYGVTGFCPTIYPQADENFMGSIKASAGAMGKEKGAHILGLHLEGPFINPEKKGVQIPEHMKSVDMDLMRSFYKAAGGNIVNMTVAPELKNMRELAIYCSRKGITLQAGHSNATYDQMREGMEAGITHSTHFFNAMRSMHHRDPGLVGAILIHPELTCELIADGEHVHPAIIQLLVKEKAADKICLVTDALKPTGQKAKCLFANNEEVYLGEDGIFHRVKDDVIAGSALTLNRGVANMVEFGVSRTDAITMATLSPAGIMGFEHQMGSLIPGRFANIAVFDHEFNAKATLVRGQFCKKDI